The Rhinolophus ferrumequinum isolate MPI-CBG mRhiFer1 chromosome 21, mRhiFer1_v1.p, whole genome shotgun sequence region caAAATcctaatttttccccccaaagagtTACTACCTCTGTTTTGCTGGTGTGTTAAGCACCTGCTTCATCTGCCTACTGATAACCAGCACCAGTAGTCATGTATCATTATGAATCTCAATTTCTAGAAGAGATTTCGAGCCCAAAGACCTGGGTTCGCGTCTCAGGTCCGCCACTTTAACTGTGAATCCCAGACACAGATATGCCATCCCTCATCTGTAAGACTGGGAACGATGGTGGCAAAATTATTTCTGCTCGGCCCACCGCAGGGGCCTGTGATGCGAATCAAAACGAGCCTGCAGATGTGGCGCTCCCTGTCACCAGCACAGGGATGGATCAGTAGGTTAGGCTTATCCGCTCTCCCACCCGTGCAAGGCAGTCCACGGAAGATTACCTGGGCCCCAGGGTCTCCACGGCCTCAGCAGGCCCTGCCAGTAAGAAGAGCCCAGCACCTTTCTCATCACCCACAGTTAAGAACAGGAGAGTCTCCTAGGAGGTAAGACAAGGAAATGAACCCTGATCCTTAGGGATGTGGGTTCAACCCCCCTCAACTCTGCCTCTCCTCAGTCtcaagaacagatttttaaatcgTGTTGCAATTAcatatgtatcaaatcaacatgctgcacaccttaaacttacacaatgtcacatctcaattaaaacaaaaacaaaacagaagacatCCCCCCCTAAACTACAGGTATGTTCTGGATGAGTGATAATGCCACCTGTCCATGCTGGCCCACCAGGGCCAAGAAACTGAGAGTGACTACAGGAACTTAGCTTCAGCATGAAGGAGGCTGAAGGCGGCTGACCATGGCCAAGCATAAAATGCCTTCGTGATCTGACTCCTGCCAACCTTTGCAGCCTGGTCACCGCCCGAGCCCGACGCACCCCGACGCCTGCCACTGCCTAAACCTCCGTGTTTCCCCTCTGCCTGACCATCTTCGCTCCCTTGTCTATCAATGACCACTAAGCAGTATCCAAGGGGCACCCCCCTTCCCCAGACCTCCCCACCTTTTCAGGTAATGCTAGACCTCCAGCATTTACCATCCTAAATTATAAATGCTGACATGCACATTTGTCTCCCAGACTAGAGAGTGAGCTCCTTGAGAATCAGTACTCTCTACAGAAGAATTATGAAAGGAGGTGCACACTGCTTGGCCCAGAGGAGGTGTTCCGAAAAGTGCTTTTTGGAATAAATACAAAAGAGCGACCTGGAAATCACTAAGCCCTGGTCTGTCGGGACAGGGAAGGGCCGTTGAAGTCAGGAAAAGGGAAACGAAAGGAATGGCCTTCAAAGGTCTAGCAACCCTCGTATTTCTAAAGTCAGGCCCTCAGCACACTTAAACCTGGACGGCTTAGAAGAGTTCCAGCTCCGCTAAAACGAGCTTGGAAGATGGTAAATGTCACAGCCCCGGAAAGGTCAATACCACAGACCTAGCTCAACACCTAAAACAGAGCTGGGCTCACAGCTCTGATCATAAGAAAACAGTACTGAACAAATTTCTATTTCCTACTCTTCACGTGCTCATGTTAAACTGACGCCCTCATTTAGGTCGCTACTCAGGGTACACAGTGAACCTCATACTCCACTTACCTCTGACCCCGTCTCATTGGCAATGATATTCATGAACTCAGAATCACCCTCCTTCCTACAACAGAGGACACAGACGTGAGATCCAGGTTGGAGTGGGAGCTGGGAAAGCACAGGAAGCCCAGCTCCTCGTGAGGCCGGACCCCCTGCTGTTTGTGCGAACTCCCAGACTCCCtcagcaaagagaaagagagacagctGAGGGCCAGCAGGACGTCCTTCTCAGCATCAGCAGTTCATAACAAGctttgcatttgtttctttctcccttaAATAAGATGCACCCGGGTAAATGGAGATCCGTTAGATggtgaaggaggtgagggaaggtgCTAAGGAAAGGTATGTGAAGATGTTTCTATCAAACCCAAGAAATTTGGTAGGTACGACATTTCTTAGGGTCTCCTCAGCCTTGGGAACACCAATGAGTGACCTGACGCCCACTATGCACTGCATACAGGGGAGGCTGAGCCCTACAGCCCAACACCTCCTCTCTCACCTGTGTAATGCGATCACACCTCCCCAGTCAGGGCTGCTCCTGAGGCTGTGGGCAATGTGCACCGCCAGGTCTCTCAGCAGGTTCAGGTTATTCTGAAATGGGTGTCGTAATGCAGGTGGAAAGGAGAACACGAGAGAACTACCTTCCCTCCGCTtctttctcccctcaccccggCTCTGACAAACGACACATCTGGTTAGGCGCAGGGGCCGAGTCTGTTCCAGGAGCCTATTCCAGGCAGAGCCCACCCTCTCCACCCTCCATGGAATAATCAATCACCTTCTGCAGGAGCTTGGTGGAGTTCTGCAGCTTCTTCACTGCTTCCACGTGGTCCTCTGCTCCACACCTGCAAGAAAAAGGTCCAGGGAGATCTGCCTACCTTCCCAACTGCTTTTGGTGTTGGGGATACATCCATGATGCCCTTCTTAAAGAGTGTGAATCCCTCCAGATGGGGACCTGGGGACATTCCAAGTAGGCCTCTTAGGCAATCGGGGGAGAAGATATGAAGGACTAAACCATTTTGTATGGGTCTGAGTTACTCTCCAAAGCACTTTAACATTTCTGATCACACCGTACCCCCCGAGACAGATTATTCTGTCTGCCTTACAGGTAGGAAATCTAAGCACCGGGGTGTCCAGGATCTGAGAAAGAGGAGGCAACAGAAGGGGGCGTACTTAAGCAGAGTGGTCAGTGCTTTTTCAGTTCCATAACTTCTCTCCATCCACTTCAGCACCCGGTTCCCAGccagaaatattaggttggttttattctttttccccttctcagtGCCCAGAATTTTAATGACCTATATGAGGCAAGGgggtaaatacacacacatgcagaaaCCGCACTGGGTGCTGGAGCCACGCGTAGGAGAGACCTAGATCTCCGCCAGGCTCAGAAACAATAAAGGACTGATTTCACTAGGGACGCCCCCATTGTCCCCCTCTATCACTGCCAGCCCTGTTGTGATCTTCTACTCCTGACACCCTCTCTCCTAAGCATTCAGAAGCCCTTTCTCACCTACCTGAAGGTCACTGAGATTGCTCACATGGGTCCCACAGCACATGTTGGAATCGACGCTCTTGATGGTAACAACTCGAATGGGCCCGGCATGATCATCCGGCAAACCCCGGCCCCGCACCTGGAACGCAGGGGCGAGGGAAGGGCTGTCTGGATTTTGATGAGGCGCCCTCGGAGGGCCACTCTCCAGAAGCCATCCCACTGGCTCGCCCCTCACCTGCTCCACCTCAGGATCATTCAGGCTCAGCTCTCGCACATTCACAGGCAGCCGATCTCGGATTTTCTCATTAACACTCTGCTCAATGGCAGCTACCTGCTCTGCAGTCACAGAGGGGCTGTCCAACTCAATCACACTCCGGAGTCGCCCTAACTCCCTGTCAGAAGAAGTAGAGTAGCCACAGGACACTGATGACGACAACAATAATATCAGAAAGTTGACCGTTTACAAAGACTGTCCGCATAAATGATCTGATGTAATCCTCACAGAAATCCTGCAAGGCAGGAatgatcatttccattttacaggtgagaggTAGTAAGGAACGTGATCAAGGTCACGCAGCCAGGATTCACCCCCTAGGTCTTTGGGCTCCAAACTCCATGGTCTTCCTAAACAAAGGCAGATGTCTCTTCTCTCATCCTCGTGTTTCCCCTAAGAAACACAAGGTCACCCACCACCCTATCTTCAAGGGGAACAGGAGAACACAGCAGATTCTGAACGTtgcctttcttttattctcctaCCCCCTGACCCATTACCAGGGAAGGAGCTGGTAGTCAGGGACCACGCCCTACAGTTAGTCTCACGCCTCTCGCTCACCATGATGTTGTCTTCAGCCCAAACAGATGATCAGCAACTGCTGTGATGAGATGCTGCCCTGAGCAGAGAGAACAAGAGCCAAGAGAACAGTGAGAAGCCCAGATAGCCACCTCCTCCCCCAGAGCATCAC contains the following coding sequences:
- the AARSD1 gene encoding alanyl-tRNA editing protein Aarsd1, with product MAFRCQRDSYAREFTTSVVSCRPAELQTEGSNGKKEVLSGFQVVLEDTLLFPEGGGQPDDRGTINDISVLRVTRRGTQADHFTQTALTPGTEVRVRVDWERRFDHMQQHSGQHLITAVADHLFGLKTTSWELGRLRSVIELDSPSVTAEQVAAIEQSVNEKIRDRLPVNVRELSLNDPEVEQVRGRGLPDDHAGPIRVVTIKSVDSNMCCGTHVSNLSDLQVIKILGTEKGKKNKTNLIFLAGNRVLKWMERSYGTEKALTTLLKCGAEDHVEAVKKLQNSTKLLQKNNLNLLRDLAVHIAHSLRSSPDWGGVIALHRKEGDSEFMNIIANETGSEETLLFLTVGDEKGAGLFLLAGPAEAVETLGPRVAEVLEGKGAGKKGRFQGKATKMSRRAEVQTLLQDYISTQSAEE